AACTTTATACCCACCCTCAATTTATAAACTGCTGACAAAATGAGAGCTACAACAGCTGGCCTAATTCCTAAAAACATTTTTTCAATAATTGCATTATCCTTATAGTGCCCAAAAAACATAGCTATAAAAAGTATTATTAAAAACGAAGGAAGAACTGTACCTAAAGTACATATAACAGCTCCTTTAAATCCTGCCACTTTAAAACCTACATAGCTACTAGTATTTATGGCAACTGGTCCCGGGGTCACTTCAGCTATAGCTAATATATCCATAAATTCTTCTGTTTCTACCCATTCGTTTTTTTCTACAACTTCTTTTTGAATCATTGGTAACATGGCA
The Tissierellales bacterium genome window above contains:
- a CDS encoding chromate transporter, whose product is MLFNMFKTFFKIGAFTFGGGYAMLPMIQKEVVEKNEWVETEEFMDILAIAEVTPGPVAINTSSYVGFKVAGFKGAVICTLGTVLPSFLIILFIAMFFGHYKDNAIIEKMFLGIRPAVVALILSAVYKLRVGIKFTVPIVVVALSTIAIILIFDISPVFVILGAACGAIAYGKYKESKL